In one Bactrocera tryoni isolate S06 chromosome 5, CSIRO_BtryS06_freeze2, whole genome shotgun sequence genomic region, the following are encoded:
- the LOC120776740 gene encoding uncharacterized protein LOC120776740, whose protein sequence is MSLLKNLFQSKTAQPAYSENVPREVNMGEEVRRLMHRQDIEAAMESAKPFLLTAALAWPTVWLYRGFEWHTKRGKETLPLYIRKTFFAAKITQLSVLLLGLVYAIGSTQPRHF, encoded by the exons ATGTCGCTATTGAAAAATCTCTTCCAGAGTAAGACCGCCCAACCGGCTTACAGCGAGAATG TGCCACGTGAAGTCAACATGGGTGAGGAGGTGCGTCGCTTGATGCACAGGCAAGATATTGAAGCGGCTATGGAGTCTGCGAAGCCTTTCCTACTGACTGCCGCGCTAGCTTGGCCCACAGTTTGGCTGTATCGCGGTTTCGAATGGCATACAAAACGGGGTAAGGAGACGCTGCCGCTCTATATAAGAAAG ACCTTTTTTGCCGCTAAAATTACACAGCTCTCGGTGCTTCTACTTGGTCTAGTTTATGCTATCGGCAGTACACAGCCACGTCACTTTTAA
- the LOC120776739 gene encoding uncharacterized protein LOC120776739 isoform X1, with protein sequence MKIPFLSSSAPKELLNEEDIGTCGCCSLAEPEPISYASEFRDFLQNNAPLDFETKMARARPFIFASFIAWPAYWLYRGMDWSNRAHLERSLVTYINRTFHHAKLMQFTILGVGLMFAVYEESPLLLKVNNMLQGFDEEDYRAKNTVVD encoded by the exons ATGAAGATACCATTCCTCAGCAGCTCTGCGCCCAAAG AACTGCTTAACGAGGAAGATATCGGTACGTGTGGTTGTTGTTCACTTGCAGAGCCCGAACCCATATCATACGCATCGGAGTTTCGCGACTTTCTGCAAAACAATGCGCCACTGGATTTCGAGACGAAAATGGCGCGTGCACGTCCATTTATATTCGCTAGTTTTATAGCGTGGCCCGCTTATTGGCTTTATAGAGGCATGGATTGGAGCAATCGAGCGCATCTGGAGCGCTCGCTTGTCACTTACATCAATCGG ACCTTTCACCACGCAAAGCTCATGCAATTCACCATACTCGGTGTGGGTCTCATGTTTGCGGTGTACGAGGAGAGTCCACTACTGCTTAAGGTCAATAATATGCTGCAAGGCTTCGACGAAGAGGACTACCGTGCTAAAAACACCGTTGTAGATTGA
- the LOC120776739 gene encoding uncharacterized protein LOC120776739 isoform X2, with translation MKIPFLSSSAPKEPEPISYASEFRDFLQNNAPLDFETKMARARPFIFASFIAWPAYWLYRGMDWSNRAHLERSLVTYINRTFHHAKLMQFTILGVGLMFAVYEESPLLLKVNNMLQGFDEEDYRAKNTVVD, from the exons ATGAAGATACCATTCCTCAGCAGCTCTGCGCCCAAAG AGCCCGAACCCATATCATACGCATCGGAGTTTCGCGACTTTCTGCAAAACAATGCGCCACTGGATTTCGAGACGAAAATGGCGCGTGCACGTCCATTTATATTCGCTAGTTTTATAGCGTGGCCCGCTTATTGGCTTTATAGAGGCATGGATTGGAGCAATCGAGCGCATCTGGAGCGCTCGCTTGTCACTTACATCAATCGG ACCTTTCACCACGCAAAGCTCATGCAATTCACCATACTCGGTGTGGGTCTCATGTTTGCGGTGTACGAGGAGAGTCCACTACTGCTTAAGGTCAATAATATGCTGCAAGGCTTCGACGAAGAGGACTACCGTGCTAAAAACACCGTTGTAGATTGA